The nucleotide window GTTTATTCCttacagcttttaaaacattcaggaaaaatCCATGTTGGCTTGACAGCCTTGGGGTGGTGGTTACCAAGTAACAAAGCTTTGTGTAACCTTTTCAGTTGCTTGGCAAACTCTCCACAAAGGTGGTCAGCATCAACTTCCTTGTACAGTGTAGCAAATGATCCATCCTTCATATAATAGCGGTTCTGGCATCTGTCCAGTTGAGAGCAGATTAAACGGCCCATTAAGCACTCAAATACTATGATAACTAATACACTCAAGGACAGGCTAGTTCATGATCTGTTCACTTCTTTTTAATCAACGGCTTTATTTAAAAGTGCTACTTGTGCTAATTTCTTCTTGAAGATGTTCAGCCAGTCTGAGTGAGCAGTAAGGGTCCTtgtacctcacagaatcacagaaggctcAGATTTAACTACAACTAATAATGCGTAATATTAAAGTCTCTGGTAACTGCAGACAGTATTGCTTTACTACCATGTAACTGGGGATGCAGTGTAAAATTCAACTGCATTTGCTAAGAAACTAGTAATAGGCATATTCAATAAATCCAAGTCCACAACAAAtattcttcccttccttttcaaATACATTTAGCACAGTTTCAAGTCAGAAAGATCTCCAATTTCTTAGCAATTTGAGGAAATTAATACCAAATGGATTTTGTTAGGAAGAGATAAGGGTTACAGAAAGCAGCATGTGCTTGCACATCAGCTTTCTTAGTTTTGCAATACCTCTACCCGTACAAATCAAATCTTGATTctcccttaaaaagaaaaattggcaGTAGGTTGTACATCTCATGGTGTGCAACTGTTAATGCCTTCCAGCTAGATAACAGGCTGCTTTtaccttctctctccctccttcccttatACACAAATCGTACACGTGCATTTTCTCATGCTGCTGCAGGTCACTTACTGCATTTCTTCTAAGTCTTAACCCCTATCTATCCCAACCAAACCCACCTCAGGCTTAAATGAAGGTAACTGCAACACAAAGAAGCTTatagaaagggggggggggaaaccccaaaCCCTCAGTTGTCCTCAGCTACCATGCCCGAGGACCACCTGAAGCCAGAAATGGAAGCGTGCGTTACCTGCACGTCCTTCTTTCTTTTGCCCGTCCTGTTCTAACCCCTGTTCCACGCGCTCTTGCACGTGGGAGCAGTCTGCCCATTTGAGAGTCAACCAGAAAAAACGCGGGCACACAGTGTCACCTAGTGGCACCACAAAAATCACTGTCTGGTCTCCAGCTTCCAGCAACACCACCGGTACTTCACCCGTCTTTTCCCATggtctttttaaaatgttgcctCTTTGTGACACGAGTATGAATCCAGTCTCAGACTTAAATTTTAATGTAAATGACCGAACTTTATTGAAGGTTTCGTAGTTTAGCAGGCCTGTtaagaaagcagaatattttacacCTCAAGTATAGTTAAGAGCTAATTCTCATGAGAGTACAGTACAAATAAAAGCTAATATAAAAGGGCATCCTCCTTCCACCGTTcaatatttcattatttgtaaaataaatgAAGTCAAGTTTAAAAATGTACTAAGCTTCAATGCGAGCAGAAAGTTTCACTGTTCAGATGGTCTTATTCCAGAGATTTTTGCAGTGCAGCATAATTTCACAGCCGTAATGAAAAGATTTATGGCAGACTGATACAAGTAGGATTTCAAAGTTGTCAAAAGGCCTTAAAAATATTATCTGCAGTTTAAAATGAATGATGATGAActccaagtaaaaaaaaacaaaacacccaacccACCACTCTTCAAATGCATATGAAATGCAAAAGTAATGCCCTACAGGCTACTGCAGAAGTGTTGACTTGTCCTCAAAGAGATCTGTCAGTCAGCACAGCTTCTGGATAAGCACTAAAATACATATGTTCCAGCAATGGGCACACCATTCCAGTTGCACAGAGAAAAGTAAAGAGAGTAGGGAGCATCCAATTGATCACAGGCagttttgagaaagaaaatcacATTGCACTCAGTTTAAGATGCTCTAGTTGTTGGATACTAAGCACATAAATGTTTTTATTACTAAAAGTCGCAGTTGTGCCCTTCATATGTATTAAAGTGCAGTAAGTTACCATCTCTAAAGCAGGCCAGAAAGTCCCTTTGAAATTGGTCCCTAAGCACTGCAGTAGCATTTGTAGTGGTAGAAGTAGTGTCACAGAAAGCCTGTTTCAcaccaccattgtgagtacagtGAAATTCTGTAAATTGTTACTGAAATACGTACTGAAGCTCAGAAAGGGTACGACAGTAGGAGTACAGAACAGCTCTGTTCTTGTGCTGTGGACAGAGATTACCTGTTGAAGCTATCTCACAGCCAGATACTTGTTTCCATGCTCTTAAATACACTTTGCAGGCTTCCGGAGTATTTTTCTAGTTGAGATAATTTGTACACAGGATTCCCTTAATGTCAGTGTGCAGTATAGCATCGCTTTCATGGAGGACAGCTGTTTATTAAAGCTAAAAACACCGATTTAAAAAGGCCCAGCACCTTGCAGCGAATTtattcttcatcatcttcttcaTAGTAACGATTCCTTTTGATCTGCTCTTCCACAGATAGATCTTCCATATCTTCACCCTCCCAGAAACCAGCATCTTGAGATTTGCAGTTCTGGTTAGGAGATGATTCCTTAGCAGTCATGACATTGGCTAAGCTGGAATGTTTAGGAGAATTTCGTTCAAGGAATTCTTCATTTGGAATTTCCTGCTCTTCCATAGTGTGTTCTTCCTCATCTGTCTCTGCATTCACCTGGCCATTTTCTACAAAGTTATGCTCTAGTGTTTTGATACCAGACAATTCCTGTTCTTCCTCTACATTTTTCTCTTCAGCACTCTGGATGTTCTTattctcagccttcttttccttttgctttttgtctATCACGACCTCTCTCTCCAGTTCCTCACTTCTCTTCAACATGTCCCTCTCTGCCTTAGAAGGAGAAGATGAATTCTCCGTTTTATGGCCTTTAACAGATACTGTTCTAAACGAGGCTGCGACTGTAAAGGGACGACTTCTTTCTTTCAGCGAGGAAGACCTTCTTAACTTTTTGAGATCCAGATCCACATCCTCCAGCATATCTGGCTTAGAAATCTCTTCTTCCGGGGGCCATTTGGGTTTGAATACTTTGATGCCCTCATCTAAGGCACTTCCTTGAATACTTTGGTCAGATGGAGGCGGCCAGGCAATCCTGagcttttttgtttctgctggtctctcttctctttcaggCAAACCTGAAGCTTTTGCTTCCATACTAGCTGTCAGATCTCCTACTTTTGCAATTGGGGCATCCTCTACTCCTGGCTTTTGCGGACTTTCTGTTGCATTTACACCATGGGAATTTTTCTCTGGGGATTCTTCGCATTCAGTTTTGCCTGCCCACAGTTCCTTGTGCTGTTTGTGTCCAAAGCCCTCATCATAATTGCCTTTAGATTTGAAGAGCTGATTGAAGTGAGGCTTGCAGTAAATATTCCCACGCAGAGATGCATATGTCCCAAGGCTGTTCAGGAGAATACGAAGTCAAATGTTAGCATTCTGTACCTCAGCCACCGAGCCCGATGTATATTTTAGTTATGTTACAGAAGAGGTCCAATTTCAGTCTCCCAACATGTTTAGAAAAGACAAGCTTACAGCTTTCATGAGTTTGTATGGCCCTCTTTTCAAGTGTCAGGAGTTGCTTACAAAGTTGAATATTATATTTTTCCCCACATAAAATCACATTAAGAGTTTTAAAATAGCACAAAAGCCACTGGCAGAACTAGGACTGTATTACCACTCCTACACTTCTCTCCAGTTCACTGGATTACGGTTGCCTTCAGCTCAGCTAAGCCTGAGCAGCATCATACTCAGCTGCTGAAGAGGAAGGCTATGCTTCCTAGACAGCAACCAAAGGGAGCAGTGTGTTTACCTGAGTTTGCTGTTGCAATAGGAACAGCGGAAGCAGCTGATGTGAAACACCTGCTGGTTGGCAAAGAGCCTTTCCATCGGGTACACGGTCTTCTGACACCCAACACAGGTTTCCTTCATTGGCAACTGAAATTTCTatgggaagaagagaaagctcGTTAACTGGAAAAATGAATCGACTGCTAGGGGACTTGGCTTGGGTTCATGCACAGCTTCCAGAGTTCTCAGAAAAATTGCAGCAATTCACTTTCTGCAGCTCAATGCTAATTATGGTAGAGTGGGTTCTGGTGGGCAAGGAGTGAGGAAGAGGCTATGGGAGGCCCACAGGATTGCTGTGGCTTGACAGGGAGCCAAGATTTTGCCCCAGCAAATTCCACAGCTGAAGCATCACAAGTTGAGCCACGGTTGAGAAAGAACAATGAAAATACTAGAACTCGGTTATAACTTTGAGCCACTTCCCAAAACGCTGTCTGAACTATTTCTGCAACCTCCATTTTTCTTGAcaggaaaatgacaaaaaaacaaTTCATGTAGATTACAGTCAGTGTGGGAgttaccaaaataaaaataatagagtAGAAAAAGAGCTGAAATAACCTCAAAATAAAAGGTAGAGGGCAGGAGGGGAAAGgagtggaacaggctgctcaaggGTTTGAAACAATCTGCTTCTGCTAAGTGCTCTCCTCTCCTAAAGGGGAGGAAATAGTCTCAGCACAGATGCAGGCAGCAGGAAACACTTCTGACTTCATTTGGAAGCAATTCCAGTTCTATCGCAAAGAAGCTATACTCAGGTTTCGGGACACACAGCTCTCAAACTTGCTCAAGACTTAAAGTAAGCAAAGCTTTGAGGTTAAACAGCTAAAATTGTTTATGTGCTCACTAAGAGAATTTCCTGAGAGTTCAGTGCAAGGATAAACTTAAACCCTAAGAAGTGAAGTGTCACTGCTGTGCTCTATAGCAAcgatttcagcttttgttttctgaCAGCATCAAGGAAGCAAGTACTTTGTCTACGAAAAAAGGTCACTTGATGCCATTCACTTCTTGGAATCTACGAAGGTTGGCCAATAGGGAAAacactttaaaggaaaaattaaataacttACAGTTGAAAAATTGGCAGTCTCAGGCTGCATGTTGATTACAACTACTTTAGCAGTAGTGCCTAGGCTCCATACCATGGGTCTCCATAGACACATTGGTATGGTAGCTTTTCTTTGACAAAAAATTACCTGCTAAAAACAAACTTACTaaaaagctttaaggaaaaatagGATGgctaaagaaaaaacaggaaggTCACAGGAAGACATAATTACAGCAATTTATTTATAACAGACTAGAAACAATGGTTAGGCAATGAAAGTTACAATACGTGAGGGACAGATTGCTGAAGGCAGAGCCAGCTGAAGTCAGTTTGTCACAACCATAAAGTTTGCTGCCAATTTAATTCCGGTTTAAtaggtattttgattttttaaggCATTGCTTGAAGCTATAGTAGATTAAAGTTCTAATTTTGATGACAGCTTGACCAACAAAAGTTCAGagttccttttgaaaaaaaatccacaatttcTAGGTGGTGCCAAAACTGCAAGCGAATTCTGAATTTGGAGTCACTAAATGAAATATCAGAAAATGAGAGTTTACCAATGGAAACAAAAATCTAATCATGCTTGCTTGCCATTGGGAGCAATGCAGCAACAATTTGCTTGCCCATCAAAAAGTAACTCTCCCCGAAAGCTTAGTTCCCAAGATGACATTACGGTGCTGGCATGTGCTTCTGCAATGCACATCCCTGTCTAAGAAGAGGAACTTACTTGTATAACAATGAGCCCTATGTCTGATGGAGAGGCGTTTTGGGGTGTGAAGAGAAAGAAATTCCTTTGCAGGCATACTACAAACAGGAGCTACAGGAGGAAGGTGAGGCCCAACCAATATAAAAAGAACTTGAGAGAAAGCTGAGAGTTGAGCTCACATTAGGAGGGAAGCAGAAGGCAGGAGTAGAGGTTAGGAACCAAGAACAGGACACAGAAGCTGGAAGAGACAAACAGGAACCTTACATGAATAAACAGCATCTGGGTTTCTATCTCAGCAGTGCAGCATCTAAAGCAGTAACAAGGCAGAGGACTAAAATGGTTCTATTAATATAAAGAGATACTACAGAGGACCAAGACACACAGCTTGCGTGTATCTTGCATACTGTAACAGACTGAGATTACAAAAACGTTACAGGCAGCTCTAGTTTCGCATACTGGCATTTATACTCCAGAACACTAGGAAGCCACATCTCGCTGGTCTTTGTGAGGTCAGTGCTGTTCCTctcaaagatggggaaaacaacAAAAGCACAGTTGTTTCCTCAGAAGTGAGCCAGGAAGTCTGTGGCAGCCCAGGGAACAGGCATCCTAACTCCAGACAGCACACGTGATAAGAAAATACAGTGTGATCAGAACATTCAGCACTGCCATTTGTGTGTCTAATAAGATTAGCAAATACCTTCCTATCCAAGAAGTTCTCCATCTGCTTTATAGCTTCCACTAAAGAAAATGCAATATTAAAGACTTGTTACTCAGAACGCCAAACTCGGTCTTTGTGGAGTGCCTTTACTATAGAGTTGCTACCAATTGCAGTTACCTTGGGAACAGCTGGAGGAGGGTGGAAAGCCAAGTGCCAGCCTGCTAAAGGCTCTGAGGATCAGCATCAGGACCTCAGCACCAGTCTCTAGGAGCACCGACTTCACAAGAGGCATAGACCAGCCCTGATACTATCCCCTGTTCAAACCCCTTTTCCCACACTGAAGAGAAACACACTGCCTCTGTCGCAGGGGCACGCTGTTgcaacagcagcagggcagctcccAGCAAGTAACTCAAACTTGGTCTTTGAAGAAAAACTGACAGTTTTGAGATGCTTTGCTATTCTGAATTGAAGTTCCGTCATGAGCACAGTCTGATAAAGACAGATCAGATATTGATAATTACTGCCAGATCCTTTGGTTCTGGCATTAAGGCTTTTCAGTATCAAACAGAGAAGTTAGTTGGGTTTAACTGTCACCAATGTTTGAGAATAAGTAGCTGCTTTACCTTCACTGTTTTTGGCAGAGATGCATCTGTCTGGCCAGCTGTTTTAGAACTAAAGTTTTGCTGCTTTGTGCTGACAGGTTTCTGAACTTCAGTCTCATTCTCCAAGTTTTGTCCAACTAAGGGagcacaggaggaagaaaaggcaatTACAATGACTTAAAAACCATGGAAAGCTTATGCTCGTAAGACTGAACAGCAATCCTACCAGTAAAGTGCTAACACAGTTTTTTCTTGAACATCTGCTATTAAACCTTTAGATCCagatatttaaacattttctgatttACCAGAAAGTTAAGTTGATGTGT belongs to Opisthocomus hoazin isolate bOpiHoa1 chromosome 32, bOpiHoa1.hap1, whole genome shotgun sequence and includes:
- the LIMA1 gene encoding LIM domain and actin-binding protein 1 isoform X1; this translates as MEPSLFNRRQWTSQSLKITAKELSLANKNKSSALVERFSKYQKAAEEATAEKKRSNTENLPPRFQRGNLSALKKKWENPVLGTESRKETLRSSCAEVRHKVASPGLGVRSSPPASPDTEQTPGAGAASDAQAPCSTAGQLQRPGGDSRQSKSRSLEGGRMENCLRESREVEKPEASENTDSSGKIEKYNVPLNKLKMMFEKGEATQTKVFRDQRKTAVGRRISENSLSSEDFDVGQGEKSHSTSGHLVDTSPALSPDKAETKKSLDMSHITETSIKDRLAKYQAAVSKQGSSTGLITMNEIQASESELENYKSEQKENMPPSLEDSISYQDEEKVSVGENSLSFHAGLLEDGNVGQNLENETEVQKPVSTKQQNFSSKTAGQTDASLPKTVKKFQLPMKETCVGCQKTVYPMERLFANQQVFHISCFRCSYCNSKLSLGTYASLRGNIYCKPHFNQLFKSKGNYDEGFGHKQHKELWAGKTECEESPEKNSHGVNATESPQKPGVEDAPIAKVGDLTASMEAKASGLPEREERPAETKKLRIAWPPPSDQSIQGSALDEGIKVFKPKWPPEEEISKPDMLEDVDLDLKKLRRSSSLKERSRPFTVAASFRTVSVKGHKTENSSSPSKAERDMLKRSEELEREVVIDKKQKEKKAENKNIQSAEEKNVEEEQELSGIKTLEHNFVENGQVNAETDEEEHTMEEQEIPNEEFLERNSPKHSSLANVMTAKESSPNQNCKSQDAGFWEGEDMEDLSVEEQIKRNRYYEEDDEE
- the LIMA1 gene encoding LIM domain and actin-binding protein 1 isoform X2; protein product: MEPSLFNRRQWTSQSLKITAKELSLANKNKSSALVERFSKYQKAAEEATAEKKRSNTENLPPRFQRGNLSALKKKWENPVLGTESRKETLRSSCAEVRHKVASPGLGVRSSPPASPDTEQTPGAGAASDAQAPCSTAGQLQRPGGDSRQSKSRSLEGGRMENCLRESREVEKPEASENTDSSGKIEKYNVPLNKLKMMFEKGEATQTKVFRDQRKTAVGRRISENSLSSEDFDVGQGEKSHSTSGHLVDTSPALSPDKAETKKSLDMSHITETSIKDRLAKYQAAVSKQGSSTGLITMVSVGENSLSFHAGLLEDGNVGQNLENETEVQKPVSTKQQNFSSKTAGQTDASLPKTVKKFQLPMKETCVGCQKTVYPMERLFANQQVFHISCFRCSYCNSKLSLGTYASLRGNIYCKPHFNQLFKSKGNYDEGFGHKQHKELWAGKTECEESPEKNSHGVNATESPQKPGVEDAPIAKVGDLTASMEAKASGLPEREERPAETKKLRIAWPPPSDQSIQGSALDEGIKVFKPKWPPEEEISKPDMLEDVDLDLKKLRRSSSLKERSRPFTVAASFRTVSVKGHKTENSSSPSKAERDMLKRSEELEREVVIDKKQKEKKAENKNIQSAEEKNVEEEQELSGIKTLEHNFVENGQVNAETDEEEHTMEEQEIPNEEFLERNSPKHSSLANVMTAKESSPNQNCKSQDAGFWEGEDMEDLSVEEQIKRNRYYEEDDEE